The Babylonia areolata isolate BAREFJ2019XMU chromosome 17, ASM4173473v1, whole genome shotgun sequence genome has a window encoding:
- the LOC143291403 gene encoding uncharacterized protein LOC143291403 has protein sequence MPSFVALTLLTLACVHTAAAFLYPPEPLKPHLPHRYCPTGLQPDGQGGCTKNKFIGHVFKLFDILLRRHRGGSYGNDHPHPYPQQYYSDSYGHGENHPHDNNHHDGYSSSSSSSSRGSGSGGHDDDHAGYPPSSSSSSSSSSSSHPAFFSHKYPHGRTPPFDPHGKPPPPPSSHKESHGRTPPSQPYGKPPPSSSHKESHGRTPPSQPYGKNPHSSHKESHGRTPPFHPYGKPPPSSSPQNESHSRAPPFHPYGKPPPPPSSHKESHGRTPPFQPYGKTPHSSPQNESHSRAPPFHPYGKPPPSSHKESHGRTPPLPSLWKTFSFLLPPK, from the exons ATGCCGTCTTTCGTGGCCCTCACCCTCCTCACGCTCGCATGTGTTCACACTGCAG CGGCCTTCCTATACCCACCCGAACCGTTGAAGCCACACCTCCCTCACCGATATTGCCCCACCGGCCTCCAACCAGATGGTCAGGGAGGATGCACTA AAAATAAATTCATCGGCC ACGTCTTCAAACTTTTCGACATCCTGCTCCGTCGCCACCGGGGTGGTAGCTATGGTAacgatcacccccacccctacccccagcaGTACTACAGCGACTCTTACGGTCACGGCGAGAACCATCCCCATGACAACAACCATCATGAcggctacagcagcagcagcagcagcagcagtcgtggtagtggtagtggtggtcacgATGACGACCACGCCGGGTACccgccctcctcttcctcctcttcctcctcttcctcctccagccACCCCGCCTTCTTCTCCCACAAGTATCCCCACGGCAGAACCCCGCCCTTTGATCCCCATggaaaacctcctcctcctccctcctcccacaaggAATCCCACGGCAGAACTCCCCCATCCCAACCCTATGGAaaacctcctccttcctcctcccacaaGGAATCCCACGGCAGAACTCCCCCATCCCAACCCTATGGAAAAAACCCTCACTCCTCCCACAAGGAATCCCACGGCAGAacaccccccttccatccctatGGAaaacctcctccttcctcctccccccaaaatgaATCCCACAGCAGAgctccccccttccatccctatggaaaacctcctcctcctccctcctcccacaaggAATCCCACGGCAGAACCCCGCCCTTCCAACCCTATGGAAAaacccctcactcctccccccaaaaTGAATCCCACAGCAGAgctccccccttccatccctatggaaaacctcctccctcctcccacaaggAATCCCACGGCAGAacacccccccttccatccctatGGAaaaccttctccttcctcctccccccaaaatga